AGAGGATCCGGACCGTGGTCTGATAGTTTTTTTAGTCTTATACTGGGAAACAGAAAAGCGCCAATCATTTGGCGCTTTTTTTGTTGGGGTTTCCCGCATTCCGGCAACGATCTTAAAAGAATGCTCCCTGTCAATTAATATCAGTGGAGCAACGTGCCGGTTCTTATCCTTCGCGAATAGATCTGGCCTGCCGTGAGCCCGGCCCCTTGCCTTACAAACGAATGGTGGAGCTGATCGGATTCGAACCGACTACTTCCTGCTTGCAAAGCAGGCGCTCTACCAATTGAGCTACAGCCCCACTTACTTACTTCCTTGCTGTGCCTGCCCCCCTTGCGCCCCGCCCTGAGCGGAGTCGAAGGGAGCTACAGCCCCACTTAAATGCTTTCGTGTTGTACTTGGCTGCCCCGTTTCCCGTCCCGAGCCTGTCGAGGGAAGCTACAGCCCCACAAAGACGTAATTATAACAGATTTTTTAATTTTTGCAAGGCAAAAAGAAAGCGGCCCCGGTAAAACCGGGGCCGCTTTGAACAAGTTATCTAAGATTAGAATGTGTAGGTCATGCCGATGGAGGTGATGGGCTCAGTGTGGGACACACCGGCCATGCCGCCGTTGTCAATGCCGCTGAACATATAGCCCAGGGAATACGGGGCGTTGTTATTGACCTTGGTGTCAATGGCCAGTTTACCGAATTTGAAGCCCAGACCGAAGGCATAGAAATACGGGGCATCGGTGGACGAGTATTCTGTGGTGGCGGCGGTGGTCTCGTACTTGCCGGAGTTGCTCTGCAGCAGCTTGGCAGCGCCCGCCCTCAGGGTCAGCCACTTCAACAGGTCCACTTCCAGTCCGGCGCAGAATCCGGGGAAGGTAAAGGTGCTGTTCTCTTCGGTGTTGACGCCCACCCCGAACACCCCCATGGTGTCTTCGATGGTCTCGGTGTACTGGCTGACCAGCAGACCGCCCACGATGGTGACGTTCTCGGCCGGCTTGTAGTTGCCTCCAAAGGCGCCGCTAAAGCCGAAGCTGCTGGTCTTGCCGCCCTCGGCGTGAATGGCGGTGTCAACATATGAGGTCTTGTAGGCCACCGAGTTCATGCTGATGCCGATCACCGGGATCAACGCAAAATTGTCGGCCATTCCGTAGCTGGCGCGCAGACCGATGTCCAGTCCCATGCCGCCGTCGGATTCGATGGTGGCTCCGTCCTGGGGCGGGGTGGGCCAGGTGTAATCGTACTTGCTGGAGAAGCTCTGCATCTTGAGAGAGAAGGCCAAATCGGCGCTGGTGTTCTCGTTGACTTCCATGGCCACGTTGCCGTTGATGTCCCAGATGCTGGAAGAGCCTTCGCCCTTTTCGGTGGCGGTGGCGGTGATGGTGTCGCTGTAATCATAGGAAGAGGATGAGCCGGCCCAGCCCACATGCAGTCCCAGACCAAGTTTATCCATCTTGCGGGCATAGAACATATGGAAACGATTGTCCGGGGCGGGAACCACCAGGTCGTAGCCCATCGGGGACAAAGCCGGCAGCGCGTTGGAGGTGTTGATGTTGTTGATGGCGTCGTTGAAGAAGTCCGCTCCCAGTATCTCGTGGTTGATGTCCAGCCCCACCACGCCATAGGTCTGTTCGGCATTGGAGAACAGCACAGCAGCCGAACCGTAGGTCCAGCCGTAATCGCTGGTGACCGGGAAACTGTTGCCCATTTCGGCAGCGATCAATCGGGGATAGGATAACGCTGCTGCGGGCAGGAAATAGATATCGGTATAGTCATCAACGAAGATCGAGGCTGGGCCAAAAGTGGCCACCCGGGTCTCGGTGGCGGCTGCCATGCCGAACATGATCGCCATTAAAGCTAGTACCATTAGTGTTCTCTTCATGTGGTTGAAACCTCCTTAGTTATGTTGAGTGAGTATCTAGTTAATTACGGTAAAGATACCACAACATATTGTGGTTTGTCAATGATAAATTGACTTATTTTTAACATTTTTTAACCATTTGAAAATGATGTCAAACCGACGGTCGGCAATAAAAAAGAGCGCCTTTGTCCCGGCGCCCTTTTCCCTAAAGCCTGAAAATACCGGTTAAAATCTGATTCCCAGCACTAGGCCAACGGTTTGAAACCCAAAATCCATGGTGCTGGTCAATGGGTTCCTGGTGAAACCGGAGTAGGAAACCGTAACCCCGCCGTCGGTATAGGACTCGGACCAGGTGGTCTCGTCCTTGCCCTCGCTGGACATCTGTATCCCCAGTTGGTATTCCGCCCCCAGGCTGATGGCCTCGGTGATGAACCACTCGGCTCCCAGCAATGCCCCGCCGCCGAAATTGGTGCTGCTGCGCTCGGTCTTGGTGTTATAGACCCCGGTCATGGTCCCTCCGACCTCGACGTAATTTTCACCATATTCCCTGGTGTAGGAGCTCATGCCGAAGCCGAAGCCCAGCCCGCCATTGACGTTGACCGCTCCCTTGGTCAGCAGCGTCTTTTCCAGGGCCAGCTCCAGCCCAAAGCTGTTGGTGGAGGTCTTGTCATCTTCATAGGTGGTCTGAAAGCCGGCCACGGTGTCGATGTTCTCGTCCTTTTGGGTGGTGGAGCCCATATTGAAGGTGATCACCGGGCGCAGGGCCAGGCCCTGGGAAAGATAATACTTCAGGCCCAGTCCTCCGTTGTAGGTTCCGGCATTGACGAAGGTGGCGTTGAACAGCAGGGCCTTATCACCCGGTTCAATGCCTTTGGATGCGTCGGCCGCGTAGGCCGAGACGGCCATGGCCAGGACTGCCAGGATCAGCAGGACCTTCTTCATGTTGGTTGGTACCTCCTTTTTAAATTTTGGTTGCCTGATTGGTTGGGTTGGGATAAGTATTATTGCTTGGATTCCGGAGGATCACCGGATGACTATCATCTTCCCAATTCCCCGGCTATCTCCTGCCTGAAGCTTGAACAGATATACTCCGTTGGCCACCCGCTGGCCACTGTGATCTTTGAGATCCCATATTTTTGAATAATATCCGGCAGGCTGCTTTCCTTGGGTCAGGGTGGCCACCTTCTGTCCGGCAATATTGTAGATCTCCAGCCTTACAACAGCTTCGCACGGAAGCTGATAGTTGATGACCGTGGAGTGCCCGGCCGGGTTGGGCCGGGCCGGGCTAAAGGAAAAGACGGCTGGGAGGCCGGGCTTGACAGGCATGGGCGTGGCCAGGCTTCCTTCTGCCAGTACCTCCCCGTCTTTATCATAAAGGCGGTAGCTCAGGCTGACCGGTGTCTGTCCCTTGGTTTCGGAAAGACTAAAGCGGAAGAGTTCGCCGGTGGTCTTGGTGCCGCCAGGCCAAAGCGCGGCGCTGATCTCGGTCAGTCCCAGGGTCTGCCGGGTCAGGAACAGCTGCGGATTGCCCTCTGAGTTCCAGAGTTCGGAGGCGGTGACGGTGACGGTTCCGGCCGCGGGGTCAAACCTCAGGGAAACGTCCAGCGAACTGAATTCAATTCCGGGCCTGACCTTCACTAGCATCCCTCCGCCATCGGTGGCTGATTCCAGAGTTAAGGATCCGGGATCACCCTGCTTGGCCGGGGCGTATTTTGCGCTGCCGGATCGATTCCAGGAATAGATCAAGCCCATCAGGTCCTCAAAATCCAATTTGGTGGAACTGCCGATGTAGATCCGCTGGTGGGGCCAGGTGCCGAAGTATGGCCCGGCCTCGAAATACCTGCTGTAATTATACCAGCCCCAGGTAAACAAGGCCAGGTCGGGGCCGTTCAGCAGTCCGTCGGAATTATAGTCGCCGATGAACGAGGTCCGGAAGGTCATCTGGTAACTGTCGGTGGAATCGCCGCTGGCTGTCCCGCTGTTGTTGCCGTCCAGGGTGGTGCTGTTGGTAGAATCGCGCAGAGTGCCGTGAATGAAGACAGTGATGGTGTCGTTGGCGGCCAAAGCGGTGTCCGGGGCGACCATCAGGGTGCGGCTGGTGGCCTGCCAGGTGAAGGTGGACCTGACGATGGAGGTGTGCCGGCCCCGGACCTTGATATGGGTGGTGTCGATGAAACCGGTGTAGATGGGTTTGGTGAACTGGATCCAGACCGACTGGCTGGGGGCCCACAGCGCCCCGGTATCCGGGGTGATCAACGCCACCTGCAGCAGGCCGGCGACGGTGACGGTGCGGTAGTTGCTGTAGGCCGACCAGTTGCCGGCCAAGTCGCGGCAGCGCACCCGCCAGTAATGAGTACCGTCGTTGAGGCCCCAGAGCGGACGGACCGCGGTGTCGGCCAGGGCCGAATCCATCTCCAGCGGCGAGAACGAAGTGTTGTTGGCCGCCTGCAGCCGGTATTGGATGGCCTGGGCCGACGTGTTCCAGATGAAGGCCGGCAGGTTGGTGGTCACCGTGCTGTTGTCCCCGGGATTAAGCAGCACCGGCACCGCCGGGGCCTTGGTGTCCACCGTGAATTTACGGCGGGCGGACCAGACAGACCAGTTGCCGGCGGCATCCCCGGACTTCACCTTCCAGTAATATGCGCTGTCGGGCAGTGTCACCTGGATGGTGTAGGCCGTGGTATCGGTTTCCTCATCCACTATGGTGCTGCCAAAGGCGCTGTCCGGGCTGACCGCCAGCCGGAATTGCACAGCACCCGTAACCGCGCCCCAGGTGAATTGCGGGGTATTGTCATTGATCAGACTGTCATTGCCGGGCAAGGCTAAAGCCGGAGCTGCCGGAGCCTGGGTGTCTATCCGCAGTATGCGGGCCGGCGACCAAACTGAAGTGTCGGACGCAGAATTCTGGCCCCGGACCCGCCAGTAGTACAGGGAATCTGTCAGGGTTATGTTGGCCAGGCTGTCGGCGGCTAGAAGCGTGTCCTTGACCACCGTGGCGAAATCGGAACGATACGAGCACTGCAGGCGCGATCCGGTCTGGGTGGTGGCTCGCTGCCACAGGAAGGCGTTGGAGGCGCTGTCGCTGATGGCCCCGTTGTAGGGAGAGACCAGGATGGGTGCGGTGATGGTGTTGTCCACCAAAGTGCTGCATTCGGCCACCCCGGCAAAAACTTCGGTGTTATTGGCTGAATCCCAGGCTGCCACTTCAAAGTAGTACTTGCTGCCCTGGACGCCGGCATAGGTGTAACTGTTGCCGGCATAATAGGTGTTCAGGTCGTTCCAGGTGCCGGAATTGACCTTCATCTTGATGTAATAATAGTCCTTGAGGCCCGAGCCGCCCTGGTCGGTTCCGTCGTTCCAGCTGACGGTAAAATTGGTGGTCCGGCTGAACTCATTGGAACGGGCAATGGCTCCGCTCGGCGGTATGGTATCGTAACGCAAGTTGACCGTGGCATTATTGCGGTAATCCAGGTTGCCGGCGTTGTCCCTGGCCCAGACGTAGAATGGCGTGACCCCCACGTTCTGGACCGCTGCAATTATCGGCAAGGTAGTGGAGTGATACCCATAACCGGTGGTATCATAATTCGATGATGGCGCGGAGCCGTACTTGTAATAATAACACTGGTTGCCCGAGCTGTCGAAAGGCGGAGTGAAGCTGACGTTGAAGCTGTTGTTCTTGGTCCAGAGAGATGGATTGGCGCCGTTGGCGGTGATGGCAGTTGGCGCACCCGGCGCCTGGGTGTCCAAACGGAAATATGTGCTGTCGGACCAGGGAGCCCAGTTACCGGCCAGGTCCCGGGCCCGCACATGCCACCAATGGCGGCCGTCTCCCAGGGCTGTCTGCAGGGTGCAGCCGCCTACCGATACCATTGTATCAATCTCTAACACGGTAAACGCCGAATCCCGGCAGACCTGCAACTGGTAGCGGAAGGCATCAGAGATGTCGGAGTAATCAAAAGCTGGTTTCTGAGTATTGATCAACTGCCCCGGGTTGGGCAGTACGTGGGAGGTCTTGGACGGCGTCTGGGTATCAATGGTAAAGCGCCGGGCTGGGCTGTAATCTCCCCAGGTGCCGGCTCCAGCCCTCACCCTCCAATAGTGGTTAGCGTCCCCCAGGAAAGTGTCGCTCTGGCAGGATGATGCCGTAAGCACAGTGTCGTATTCCATTGCGGCGAAAGAATCCGCCAAGGCCACGGCGTAAACCCGCGACCCGCCTTCGACATGGTTCACCGCCCGGGGATGGTAGGGGTCGCTTATGTTAAGCAGGAAAGACCCGCTGTACTCGCCACCGGTGATCAGGTAGTCGCCGCTTACGGCCACCTGGCTGAAATCGTAACCATACTCGGTGGTATCGTAAAGGGCCACCTGGAAAGGCCCGGCCGGGTTGCTGATATTGACCACCCGCACCCCGTCGTAGCCGGCTCCGATGTAGGCGAAATTGCCCTTGACGGCAAGCTGCTGGTAGCTGCCGGGACCGGTATTCATGAAACCCACCTGGACCGGGGAGGCCGGATTGGAAACATCCACCACGGTCAGGGAGCCGCCATTTGTAAGATAGCAGTAATTCCCCGACAGGGCCATGTCGTCGCCGCTCACCGCCAGCGATCCGAGCAGGGTGGGGTTCCGCGGATCAGTTATGTTCACCGATTTCAGTGCCGCATCACCGACCAGATAAGCGATATTGCCGCTTATGGCCAGGTCCCTCACCCGGCTGGTGGTGTCGAACCTGGCGGCCAAAACCGGGTTGGCCGGGTCGGCAATGCTGTATATCCACATGCCGTAGTTCCCATCTCCGATATACAGGAAACTGTCCTTGACCACCGCGCAATAGTTGCTGACCGAAATGGTTTTCAACAGGAACGGATTGCGGGGATCGGCTACGTTGAACAACCGGACCTCGCTGTAGGACGAGGTCACGGCCAGGGTCTCGCTCAGGAAAATGTTATTGACGTAACTACCGGTTACGACCGGCCCGGACTGGAAACAGTTGGCCGTGTCGGACAAATTGAATATCTTCAACCCGTCATAATAGTTGGCCACGTAACCCCAACGGGTGCCCCGGGCCACCTGCAGCTGGTATTGTATAGCAGTGGGAACGTCGGCCCAGTCGAAGTCCGGGAAGCTGTCGTTGGTGACGGTGTCGGCCGGGGGGAAAGTGAGTGTAGGCACGGCAGGCTGGGCAACTGTTTGACTAAAGATAGCGGCTAGCGCCAGCGTCATCAATAAGATATTCTTCATTTTCCGCCCTCCTTCTTGCCGGTGACAGTGACATAACAATTATTGGGATATGTTATGCCGGCGATGGTATTGTTAAGGGTGTCGCGCACATCCGCCGAAACTATGTAAATGCTGCCGGAACTCTTGGCCTCCAGCTTGAACTTGCAGATCCGGCCACTGCCGGTGACTCCGGCCGGAGTGCCCCCGGCCACCCCCATGTTCAGGTCAAAATAATACTGGTAACTTGAGGTGCTGAAGAACGGCCCCAGCGGCGAACCTCCGTTCTTGATCCACATCATCCCGGTGTCGGCTCCGGTGCCGATGGTGTCCAGGGCGTAGGGGTAGGCGTAGATCGTCAGCTTGACCCCAGCCGCCGGGGTGGTCATATCCTCCAGTTCACACCACATGGTCACAGTGTCGCCGGCGGCCACGGTCTGACTAAGCGGATAGAGCATGATGGAGTTGTTGTACCGGTTCTTTATATAATGCCTGACCGCCACCTTAGTGGTGTCAAAATAACTTCCGTCGCCGCCGTCCCGGGCCAACACCATCACGGTATGGGAGCCCTCGCTGGCATTACTGATGATGGCGAAGGTGTCTGTTTTCCATCCGTGCCAGCCCATGTTGTCGATCTGCCAGTTGAATTCCTGGGCCGAGCCAACCCTGGTCCATCGGACGGTATCCACACTGCCGGTCAAGGTAGCGCCTTCCCCGGGATAGACTATGCTGGCGCCCGGAGCCAGAAAATTTGGGTTCAACAAATCGGCCGGGTTGGTGTGTTCCGGCGCCATGGGCTTGCTGCATCCTTCCAGGGACATGGTCAGCGCCAGGATCAGGACAGCAATAACGCTGGTCATATCATAAATGTTCTTTTTCATACTCGCCTCACCAGCTGTAGGTTAATAATAACGAGGTCTTGAGCCCACCGGTCTTGTCCGGCACGGGCGCGACCTTGAACTTGGGCTTGCCCGGAAAGAAAGCGATGGCGTCAATGAATTGGAAGGCCCACAGCCCAGCGGTGGCGTAAATGGCAGTCTTCATCTGCTTGTCCCTGTCAATGTACACACTGTATTTGCTCTGCCACTCGTCATAGGTACTGGAGGCAGCCACGGCGTTAGTGGCCTGCAGGTAATTGTTCTCAGCGTCGTCCGCATTCTTACGGGCATCCTCCCTGGCTCCGATACTGGCCCCGGTCCAGCCCACCCCCCCCATCCAGGCTACCAGGTATAGCGCGCCTATGGTCTTGCGGTCGGAATGCCACTGGCCCATTCCCGGGAAGAATAGAGAGGTGAACCCGGCCTTGACCCGGGATTTGCGCTTCAGATCCAGCTTAAGCGTATAGCCCTGGTCGCGGTCTATGGCCACCAGCCCCGAGACCGGATGGTATCCTTTGGCCTTGAACTTGAAGTTGTAAGTGCCGAACGGCAGTTTGACGGAGCAGGGCAGTTTGCCGACGTTGACGGTGTCCCCCAGCCAGACCTCGGCCCCGGGCGGGTTTCCTTCCAGGGCCACCTGGTATTCCTGCACCGAAAGCCGCACCTTCATGTCGTAGTCTTTGACCTCCTTCAATGACACCAAGCCTTCGTAGTCCTGATAACCCGGTTTTTTCAAAACCAATTTGTGGGTGCCCAAACCCTCATTCTCGATCTTGAGGTCGGTCTTGCCCACCTTGCGGGCATCCCAATAAACGTCGGCATCGGCCGGGATGGAGGAGACGAACAGGCTGGCCGAGGGCACCAGCTTCCAGACCACCTTCTTCATCCCCCACTGCTGGACGTCCTCGATGGTGCCGGTGAAATCCTGGGAAACTTCGGTCTCGATCACACCCTTCTCCACGTCTATCACCCGGGCCTGGACGGTATAGGTGTTGCCGATCTTGGAGATGGTGCCGCCCATCATCTTGGTGACGGCCATAAGCTGTCCCACTTTCACCAGGCAGGAGGCGTCGGAGCAGGCCCCGGTCAGCTGGAGCTTCTGCTCCCTCAGGATCTTGTCCATCTGCTCCCGCTCCAGCACGTTGAAGTGGTTGGTGGCCACCAGCTCGGCCCGCAGGCGGTCGGACAGTATCACCGCCTCGGCCTGGCTGATGTTGCGGGGCTCGAACTGGAGCACGGCCACCGCGGTCTTCTCCGGGGCTTTGTCCTGGGCCGCTGCCGGAAGTATCGCCGCCAATACCGCCATCAGCAGAATGAAGATCAATTTTTTAATTGGGTACATTTTTCACCTTTTTGCTTTTCTTGCCTTTAATTCCTTTCTTCAGCACCAGCTGGTCCAGCACTTTCTTGACATTAGCCAGCCCCTTCTTCTCATCAAAGCCTACCCCGGCGTAGCGCAGGATCCCATTGTTGTCAATGATGAACAGCGAAGGGAAACTTTTGACCCCGTACTTTTCCCCGATGGCGTTGAACTGGTCCAGCAGTACCGGATGGAAATAGGCGGCGGGGTTGAAATTGGCCAGCACGGTGTCCCTTTTCTCGCCCACGTCTATCAGCACCAGCAGCACCGAGTCCTTGGGGTATTGTTTTATCAGAGAATCCAGCAGGGGCAGTTCCTTTTTGCAGGGCCCGCACCAGGTGGTAAAGAAGTCCAACACCACTGTCCTCCGACCCTGGGGGGCCATGTGCTCGGACAGGAAGAATTTGGAGCCGTCCAACGCCGGCAGAAAGAAAGTCGGGGCCGGCAGGCCCACTTTGACCGAATCCTGGGCCATAAGCGCCGCCGGTAACAGCAGGACCAGGGCCAGGTACTTTATGATCTTCATATCCGTCTCCTTAACAACTGTTCACAGTTCACCGTTTACTGTTTATCGTTCATTGTCAATTGATCCTATTTGTCCGTCAATGCCGCCACCCCCGGCAAAACCTTGCCCTCCAGGAACTCCAGGCTGGCCCCGCCACCGGTGGAGATGTGCGATATCTTGCCGGCCACCCCGGAAAGGTGCACAGCTGAAGCGGAATCCCCGCCTCCCACGATGGACTTGGCCCCGGTGGCCGCCACCGCCTTGGCCACTTCGAATGTCCCCCGGGCGTATTCCGGGGTCTCGAAGATGCCCATCGGGCCGTTCCAGACTATGGTCTTGGCGTTTGAGATTACCTTGTTATACTCGGCTATGGTCTTCGGCCCGATGTCCACACCGGCCATGTCTTTTGGGATCTCATTGACCACTTGGGGATTGACGAAATTGAAGGTCGGCTTGCCCTTCTTGTCCGGCTCGCCCTCCTTCTTCTCGGCCGCCACATGGTCCGTGGGCAGGAGGAACTTGATGTTCTTGGCCTTCGACAGGATGTCTTTGGCCGTCTCCAGCTTGTCCTTTTCCACCAGGGAGGAGCCGACCTCCCGGCCCTGGGCCAGAAGGAAGGTGTAGGCCATGGCCCCACCGATCAGGATGGCATCGGCCTTGGGTATCAGGTTCTCGATCACTGCGATCTTGTCCGACACCTTGGCCCCGCCCAAAATGGCCACGAAGGGATGCTCCGGCCTCTCCAAAACGGCCGAAAGGTAGTCGATCTCCTTTTCCATCAGGAACCCGGCGGCGTTCTTCTTGAAGTGCTTGGTGACCCCTTCGGTGGAGGCGTGGGCCCGGTGGGCCGTGCCGAAGGCGTCGTTGACGTAAAGGTCGCCCAGTTCCGCCAGCTGTTTGGCAAAAGCTGGATCGTTCTTCTCCTCCTCGGCGTGAAAACGCAGGTTCTCCAGCAGCAGCACCTGGCCGTCCTGCAGTTCTTGTGACTGCTTCAGCGTCTCGGGTCCGGTGCAGTCCGCAGCGAATTGGACCGGCTGTTTGAGCAGTTCCGAAAGCTTCTCGGCCACCGGTTTCAAAGTGAACTGCATATTCACCTGTCCGTCGGGCCGCCCCAGGTGGGACATCAGGATCACTCTGGCTCCGTGTTCAAGAAGATAGTTGATTGTGGGCAGTGCCCCCACTATCCGGGAGTCGTCCTTGATGGCCAGGGTCTTCTTGTCCTGGGGGACATTGAAATCGACGCGGACCAGGGCTCGCTTGCCCTTGAGGTCCAGGTCGCGAAAGTTAAGTTTTTTCATATTGTCTCCTTAATACTATATTATGCCACAGAGCGTTGCCCTGAGTTTATCGAAGTGGCACAGAGAAATATTACGATTCATAATTCAAGATTCACGGTTTGGCCCCGTGCCTTCGTGACAAGATAATTAGAAGAATGGGTTATCCTCCCGCTCGGCTTATATTGTAACAAAATAGGTAATACCTGTTCTGAAAAAACACTAATAAACAATGATTTCCTAATGTGTTTTAGGTTCCCATAATTTTTTCCCCTTTGCAACACGAAATCCTATGTCTCTGAAGCCAAAACCTGTCTCGCTACTGTTCCGTTTTCCCGTGCGGCAGTAACTGTAATCGAGACCCCACGATCCACCACGATAAACACGAAAACCTGGGATGCCTGGACCTTGGGGGTTGCTATCCGGTGGTGAACTACTGTAGTAGTTATCATCATAGTTGTCATGGCACCATTCCCATACATTGCCAATCATGTTGAAACAACCGTATGGTGAAACACCAGATGGAAAACTGCTTACCGGAGATGTATAGGGATAATTGTCTCCGTTACCATTGCTATTGCATTTGGATTGATCCCATTTGTTTCCCCAGGTATATTTTCTACCATCAGATCCCCTGGCCGCTTTCTCCCACTCGGCTTCGGTCGGAAGTCGAAGGCCGGCCCAATCACAATATGCTTTGGCGGCCTCCCAACTAACGTTTACAACTGGGTAGTCAGGTTGGTTGTTAAAGCTGGGCTGTTCAGGCATTGTTCTGCCAGTAACATTGCAATATTTTTTAAACTGCCCTACTGTAACCTCATATTTTCCGATGTAGTATTTATCCAAATATACTGTATGCACGGGTTTTTCGTCATCTTGGTCATCTTTGCTTCCCATGGGAAAAATACCGGCAGGGATTTCTATAAGAACCGAGCCGTCTATTGGGTTTATACTCTCACCTATTCCATTTCCATCAATTGTAACCTTAGCTGCAATCGTTGAGACAGATGCTTGAGCCTTATTATTAATTAATGTGGCAATAATGTTGGTGGTTAGGTCTTTACCTAAGACTACGGATGTATCGTATTGTTGATACCCGTATTTAATCAAACTAATTTGCAATTCGCCAGTTTCAATTTTATCAAGCTTAGCTGGGGTTTCCCCCACTTCAACCCCTTCTATCAATATCTTGGCGCCACTCGGTTTGGAGGATATAGTAATATTACTGTATTCAATATTTCTCTTTAACGAAGTTACTTGGAGTTTGGGCTTCCATTTGCATAGTTCCTCGGCTGCTTCTTTCATTGCCCCTAACAGAACTGAGACATCCCCGGGGTATTGCCGGGAAAAGGCCCTGTCTATCTCCCCGGTTTTAATATCTATCATCCTTAGTTCTACTGCAAAAACATTTCCCATCTTACCTATTGTTCCCCCGACAATCTTCTCTACGCCCAACATCTGCCCAGCTTCCACTAAGCAAGTGCTTTGGTCACAGGCGCCGCTCTGTTGGAATCCTTGTTCTTTCAATATCTCGTCACGTTTGGAACGCTCCACAATTTTAAATCTTCCCAACTTCACAAACTCATTGAGAAGTTTGTCTGTCAGCATTATTACTTCTTTGCCGGTTAACCCCTCGGTGACATTCAGATCCATCACGGAAACTGACAACTGTTGGGATGAGGACATTACTGGTGATAGCAGGACTAAAGTAAAAATAATGGAGAATAACAATTTCATTACTGAACCTCAAATGTATGATTAATTTGATCATTTTAGATCAAACACATAACACCCCAAACATATATTACTCAGTCCACCATATGTGTATTGGCAATGAGGGTAATATTATGGATTACCATCATCTATCACAGGAAAAAATACGTTTATAAAATATTGTTACTTTGCCGGACGAAAACCGACATTCAGGTAGTTTCTGCCTTCGTGCGCACCAAAACTACGGTAGGCAGTACGACAGTAATAATTCTGTAGTTTCCATGCACCGCCGCGCATTACCGAACCAATGCCAGTTTGCGGCCCCGTAGGGCCGCTGCAAGGGGAACTGCAATAATATTTGTTGTTGTACCAATCATTACACCACTCCCATACATTACCTGCCATATCATGACAACCATAGGGGGAAATCCCCAAAGGGAAACTACCCACTGGCGAGGTATAAGGATAATTGTCCCCGTTTTCACTACTATTACACATGGTGCTGTTCCATTCATTTCCCCAGGGATATTCTCTGCCCTCCGTTCCTCTTGCTGCTTTCTCCCATTCAGCTTCAGTCGGCAACCTAAGCCCGGCCCAATCACAGTACGCTTTAGCGTCACACCAACTAACATTTACTACCGGATGGTCCTCCCGGTTGTTCCAGTTTGGTTGCTCAATCATTGTTCTACCAGTAACATTGCAAAACTTCTTAAACTGTCCTACTGTCACTTCGTATTTGCCGATGTAGTATTTATCTAAATAAACCTTATGCACAGGCCTCTCTTCAGGGCTTCTATTGTTACTTCCCATAGAAAAGTCGCCTGCTGCAACTTCCACCAGGATACTGCCATCCTTTTCGTTCCTAATTTCTCCCTTGCCGAGAGGGGAAAGGAGTACATTCTGAGGTTCAGCCTTTAGGTCAGGCGTTTGCGTTATGGGTGTCCTGGATAATAGGACATTAATGCTGGACGGAGATTCCTTGTCGATGGTTACAATAGTATCGTACTGTTGATACCCATACTTTATCAAACGTATTTGCCAAGCCCCTGCTTCTATTTTATCAAGCTGGGCTGGGGTTTTTCCCACTTCGACTCCGTCTAGTATTATCTTGGCGTCACTTGGCATGGAAACAACTTTAACGCTGCCATATTC
The sequence above is drawn from the candidate division TA06 bacterium genome and encodes:
- a CDS encoding outer membrane beta-barrel protein — translated: MKKVLLILAVLAMAVSAYAADASKGIEPGDKALLFNATFVNAGTYNGGLGLKYYLSQGLALRPVITFNMGSTTQKDENIDTVAGFQTTYEDDKTSTNSFGLELALEKTLLTKGAVNVNGGLGFGFGMSSYTREYGENYVEVGGTMTGVYNTKTERSSTNFGGGALLGAEWFITEAISLGAEYQLGIQMSSEGKDETTWSESYTDGGVTVSYSGFTRNPLTSTMDFGFQTVGLVLGIRF
- a CDS encoding PEGA domain-containing protein, producing MYPIKKLIFILLMAVLAAILPAAAQDKAPEKTAVAVLQFEPRNISQAEAVILSDRLRAELVATNHFNVLEREQMDKILREQKLQLTGACSDASCLVKVGQLMAVTKMMGGTISKIGNTYTVQARVIDVEKGVIETEVSQDFTGTIEDVQQWGMKKVVWKLVPSASLFVSSIPADADVYWDARKVGKTDLKIENEGLGTHKLVLKKPGYQDYEGLVSLKEVKDYDMKVRLSVQEYQVALEGNPPGAEVWLGDTVNVGKLPCSVKLPFGTYNFKFKAKGYHPVSGLVAIDRDQGYTLKLDLKRKSRVKAGFTSLFFPGMGQWHSDRKTIGALYLVAWMGGVGWTGASIGAREDARKNADDAENNYLQATNAVAASSTYDEWQSKYSVYIDRDKQMKTAIYATAGLWAFQFIDAIAFFPGKPKFKVAPVPDKTGGLKTSLLLTYSW
- a CDS encoding T9SS type A sorting domain-containing protein; translation: MKNILLMTLALAAIFSQTVAQPAVPTLTFPPADTVTNDSFPDFDWADVPTAIQYQLQVARGTRWGYVANYYDGLKIFNLSDTANCFQSGPVVTGSYVNNIFLSETLAVTSSYSEVRLFNVADPRNPFLLKTISVSNYCAVVKDSFLYIGDGNYGMWIYSIADPANPVLAARFDTTSRVRDLAISGNIAYLVGDAALKSVNITDPRNPTLLGSLAVSGDDMALSGNYCYLTNGGSLTVVDVSNPASPVQVGFMNTGPGSYQQLAVKGNFAYIGAGYDGVRVVNISNPAGPFQVALYDTTEYGYDFSQVAVSGDYLITGGEYSGSFLLNISDPYHPRAVNHVEGGSRVYAVALADSFAAMEYDTVLTASSCQSDTFLGDANHYWRVRAGAGTWGDYSPARRFTIDTQTPSKTSHVLPNPGQLINTQKPAFDYSDISDAFRYQLQVCRDSAFTVLEIDTMVSVGGCTLQTALGDGRHWWHVRARDLAGNWAPWSDSTYFRLDTQAPGAPTAITANGANPSLWTKNNSFNVSFTPPFDSSGNQCYYYKYGSAPSSNYDTTGYGYHSTTLPIIAAVQNVGVTPFYVWARDNAGNLDYRNNATVNLRYDTIPPSGAIARSNEFSRTTNFTVSWNDGTDQGGSGLKDYYYIKMKVNSGTWNDLNTYYAGNSYTYAGVQGSKYYFEVAAWDSANNTEVFAGVAECSTLVDNTITAPILVSPYNGAISDSASNAFLWQRATTQTGSRLQCSYRSDFATVVKDTLLAADSLANITLTDSLYYWRVRGQNSASDTSVWSPARILRIDTQAPAAPALALPGNDSLINDNTPQFTWGAVTGAVQFRLAVSPDSAFGSTIVDEETDTTAYTIQVTLPDSAYYWKVKSGDAAGNWSVWSARRKFTVDTKAPAVPVLLNPGDNSTVTTNLPAFIWNTSAQAIQYRLQAANNTSFSPLEMDSALADTAVRPLWGLNDGTHYWRVRCRDLAGNWSAYSNYRTVTVAGLLQVALITPDTGALWAPSQSVWIQFTKPIYTGFIDTTHIKVRGRHTSIVRSTFTWQATSRTLMVAPDTALAANDTITVFIHGTLRDSTNSTTLDGNNSGTASGDSTDSYQMTFRTSFIGDYNSDGLLNGPDLALFTWGWYNYSRYFEAGPYFGTWPHQRIYIGSSTKLDFEDLMGLIYSWNRSGSAKYAPAKQGDPGSLTLESATDGGGMLVKVRPGIEFSSLDVSLRFDPAAGTVTVTASELWNSEGNPQLFLTRQTLGLTEISAALWPGGTKTTGELFRFSLSETKGQTPVSLSYRLYDKDGEVLAEGSLATPMPVKPGLPAVFSFSPARPNPAGHSTVINYQLPCEAVVRLEIYNIAGQKVATLTQGKQPAGYYSKIWDLKDHSGQRVANGVYLFKLQAGDSRGIGKMIVIR